GCTGAAGCTGGGTTATGAATTCAGAGGTACCTTTTCAGTTGTCTTTCTTGGTCTCTGCACACAGCCAcagtgtgttttggcttcatttCTTACAGTCTTCATCTCTGGCACTATGGTATTCTTTTTCTATAGTCTTTTGGCTGGCTCCcgtctttttccctttttaaattaCTATATAACTATCTCAGTTGTGCTACTCTTTTCatgctttccttctgctctggaaGTATCAGGATTCACGTATGGGAGACCTATTACAGTTAAGATGCacatgtttattttttacttgGAAGCGGTAGAAGGAAATGTTTAAATTGAGAAACTTAAGCTGGTTTTAAACTGTTTGGTGTGATAGTGTCAAATCCAAACTTTTCAGCGTCTTTTAAGTTTGGACTGTCTTGTTACCCTTAAGCCCCACTGTGCACTCAAAGCTTGATTAGATCTGTCTTGCAGAACTAATATTACCATCATCCCTCTGCTACTCTAAAGCACGTCTTGTTTTCCCTGAAAATATTCTTTGgtgctttctcttctgtaatACACAATCTACAAGTGAAGTTAAATTGCCATAGGCAGGAGGTAACcaatttttctgtttgattaAAACTGTTCTCTTTGCCTCAGTGCCTTATAACTTGCTTATGCTCTCTTCTCAGTCTTAAGATCTCTGGTAAAACCAACACAAAGATGTGGTGGTTGGCCCATTTGAAAGAATGATGGGAATAGGGACTCGAGATTTGATGAGTTTTTACTTGTCTTtcggttttggttttgtttttttactaaCTTTGctctctgaaaagaagcagaaagattatttttttttttgtaccaaAAGGCCCCCTGATACttatagaagaaaaattaagattgCACAGAGCAGTCTTCTTCCTTGATCATTTTTCAGGTCTCCTGTGAGTAGCGTGGCTTTAATTGTGAACTAAGCCAGTTTAGCTAACATCCACATATATGAAATGCTTCGAACTTGAGAATTACATTCCACGTATGCTTTTTGAATGTGTTGCAGCTCACTCGGACTACTGTGGAAGCATGAATGTGAAGGGGTCTTACAGAGAAGATAGACATCTTGGTGTAACTCAGGAATCAATATGTAAGCATTCTTGATGTTGTCTTTTAACCTTGGGTAAAGCCTTGGGCTAAAAGACAGGTTGTTGCTATAACAGATGCCCCATTACTGTATGGAAACTACAAAGtaaatgtttgttttggaaCTTAGATGTTTGGGGGGAGAATGGTGATTACCTGGTGTACAGTAGTATTTCCCCAAGCAAGCTTTATGCCACTGAAGTTTACTTAGTGGCTTTTAATTTGATAACGAATAATGTGAAATAGACTTGTTTTGACTTACCTTGTAACAATCTTCATTTGATCCTGGCTTTGTCCCATTAACTGACTCTTACCACAACCAACAGGTGATGACTGTAAGGGGAAGAAAACCCTTGAAACACACATCACAGACCACATGCAGTCCTCATGGGCTGAAAGGGTAGCAAGGACCATTTGGCACACCTTTTCTTATGCAGGTTGTCTTGgaccttttttattttgcttttattttgcaacaCAATCTCACAATACTAATCATACGTATTGTtcggggttgggttgggtttttttttccctatcttTATCTATCAAAGTAGAAATGTAAGCTGTCTAGAAAATTAACTTACTTAACACCTTTCCTGACTGACTTCTTGCTCTTATACTGGCTTTTATAGAATCTTGGCAGACTGCTTACCTATTAGTAAAAACAAGGTGGAAGGACAGCATGCACCTTGTATGTTAGAGAGAACAAATCACATTGTTAATGCTCTCTGGGGAAGTCTCAATTCAACAGGttgaaaagatgccttaaaatgaCAGTAAGGTAGAGGTATTGGTATACAGATTATTTGAATAAAGGGGTTTTAATGTCTTATTTTTGTTCTAGTGATAGTCAATTTTTACAGGAATCTTCTATAGGGATAGAATCTTCCCTGTGAGATGAGCGTTCCCTAGCTTGAATGACAGAGGCATCAAGGATCTATTTGGGTGCTCTTTgttcagcaaaggaaaatgataTGAGACACTTCAGGCACCtaaatgctttgcaaaataTTGGGTTGGTATATCTATAATCCCTCAGATAAACCCAGACGTATCTCCTGATTAAAAAATGTAGGATTATTTTCTAAATGTGTCCTATGTAGTTTGTTCTGTAGAACGAACAGTGCTAGTCCTGCATATAGTAGTTGTTGGCTTCAGTGGGCTAAAACTTAAAGCATTCCCTTCTAGTTTTTGGAGTAGTTTTTTTGTTGTCAGTTTTGCTCTATAAGAGAATCAGAACTGACATGCTGAAGATACTTGGGAACATTCACTTGGAGTAGACTGCCCATAACTTCTAATAGggattattttctattattcgTATTTCTTAGACATCACTGTTCAATTCACTAGGATTTAAAATTTGTGCTTATTCCCTCTTCTACATGTGAACCTAGATAATGAATTTGATGTATAATTCAGAACAAATAAGATGCTTTCAAAGTAATGATGTGATTCAAACTCCTTTTTGTGGCAGTCtggtttttttgccttctctgtCACACTTAGCATGGCATTGCTAGTTAAACATGATACAAAATGTAAACTTTGCTGGCTTTGGAAAAGTGGTGTTTAACTGCACAGCTGCTGTTGATCGTTCATCTCTGTGCTTGAGAATTGTTTCTGAATTATGTTGGTTTTACTTGTCTTCATATTTATTAgtggctgctttgcttttaaagagtGAAGAATCAAGTTTGTAGATTACTGAAAGGTGTGGATTAGAATGATGCAGAACATGTAACGGGCAGGGGAGTGGGTCTTTGTTACTGCATGTACTGCAAAAGACCTGTAAACTCATTTCTGTATGTTACCATGTGGCATGAATTTCTTATAATCTAGGTTATGTTATGCTTCATGGGTTGCGGACAGTGGGAACAGCAGGATGGCTTGTGTCTCAGAAGGTGTTGTCTCTACTTTGGCTGGCCATTCTTTCTCCAGGTTACTGTCCTTACCCGTGTGTGTGCACGTTGCCTGTCCCTTTAAGCAAACTAGGCATCTGCAGTGTGTGGCTTACACTAATTCCACTGTGCTTAGGCTGTAGCTTTTGTACTCAGCAATGAATGTGCTActtcaacttttctttttttaaaattgatCAGATTATGCTTAATGAGAGGTCTGTTTCTGTTCATAGGCATAATGGGAGACTAACCAGACTGTTTTATGAGGGAATGAGCGTGTGAAGAAACGAACGAATAGCACAGAATATGGGGTGTCAAGAATAATggggtgtttggtttggttgtaaCTTCCTCTCTTGGCATTCTCAACAAAAACTGGTGCTGCTGATCTGTACGTTTCTTGAAACATGCTGAAGGTCTTCAGCGTGTGGTAACTTGGATTCAAATATAATAGTGAATTTCCAGCAAGACTGCATTGTTAAGACAAATGagcattttgtctttttgcatggctgttggttttgttgagCATCTGATGTTACAGCGCTGTCAGACTTGTGATATGCAGATGTTAATAAGCTGCTTGTGTTGCCTGCAGTCGtgcatttctctgctgtgcaaagTTTTCTTGGCCACAGTCGCATGTCcttctgcttggtttctttGAACATGTGCCATACTAATTACAGTTCACACTGTCACTTCTTGTCTTCCAGGGATTGCAGCTTCTGGCATATTCAGGCTGCTTAGAACCGCATGGTATCAACTTGCTACCCTCACATCTTTGCTCAAGGTGTTTCTTCTTGGAAGGTATGtatccactgaaaaaaaattgttttgtcaGCAAATTATTTACCCAGTTCTAGTATAAAAGAGTGAAATATGGTAAATGTATTCTTTCTTGTAAACtttcttccccatttctctAGATGCCCTCCAAAGGCCTACAAGCTGTTCCTGCTCCTTATCCCACTCTTGTTTCTCCTGGGTATGTGAAACGTTTACTTATAGTACAAAGTAATCTATGCCTACTACTCCAAAATAGTGTTTTTAGTGGAACTTTTGGTTCACAAAgatacagaagcaaaacaaagcaatctGTGAATGGGGCAGCACTTTGAGCTTTCCAAACACCAACAAGTCAGTGAGCTTTCCCCTTGCCATGAAAGGAATACCTTTGATTTAATTTCCTAGATCTCTTTAGAGAGAGAGGGTGGGCGAGCAAGTAGATGCACTgaagtccttttttttcttgatctcCCCAAGTAGGACTAGCGATGGAGTCATAAGGAGTAGGCTGTATACTGACTGCTTTGGTTCTTGCCCACCTCTATGAAAGTGTGGTTAAGTTCTCTGATCAACTCATCCTGAGACTTCCCTTTGCTCTAGATCGTGTTTGAGTTGCTTAAAATAGTGCTGTTTAGGCTGGTTACATGTCAGTATTTCAGGCAAGCTGTCTATTCTGTTTGAATTCAAGAAGCTCAAAATACTGACCAGAAGTGCTGGGctgtttctgaaaagcagattcCTGCCTTTGCACACCCTAAATTAGGTATAGCTGCTTTTGGCCCAAGAGAAAGTTTGTCAGAATCTTACAGTGGGCATTCAAACCTCCTCTGTGTTAGGGAGAATAAGAAAGGAGGAAGTTACCCTGTGTTAAAAATGATGCTTCTTCTCACTAAGATGCTGCAAGAATAGGTGTAATCTTTGCAAAATGCTCAGTTGTTTCCATGGGAGCCTAAGTTTCCTCCAACTTGTATTCAGTGTTATGCAATGTGGTATGTAGTAAGTAGGGTAGGAGGCAAGATATTTTCTATTGAGGTAAAAAGCAATATTTATATCTGCCTTTGGGGAGCATGGCCAGTCTTCATTAGTAAATGGCATCTAGGTCCCAGGGAAGCAGTAGTATGAGGTTAAAGTTCTATCATGACACAGAAGTGCAAGCTGCCTGCCTTCCAACTGTGTGAGTGGTATTGGTGGATGTTCCCTAATATTCTTGAGTGCTTGActtaacagttttaaagctgaTTATATAGACTGGAGTAGTGTCTGTTGTGCAACATCCATCATGTGAAGTTAAGGTAGCTTGTGTCCTTAAGTAAGAAAGCCATGAGCAGTCTTAAGGGAGAATTTTTTATATcatcctttttactttttcttttgaatctAGGTGTATGGTACTGGGGGTTTAATGACTTCATTTCATTATTACCTTCATTGAACTGGACAAGACATGATAGGCTGCAGGGAATACGTGACCGTGTTCATGAACAGCAGGATGATTCTATTAACTCTGTTCAGCCTCCAAAGGTAAGGAAGAACTTCAGTATCTTTTAAGACTTCTTAACTCTCAAGCCTTCAATGTTTTGCAATAACTACTTAATACACAAGTAATGTAAATATATGTCATTTTTATATGtttaacaaaaatgaaaacctcTGTATACCTTAGGATACCATAAGCATCTTTGATTCTGCTTACCTAAGTgagctggaaaagcaaatgGCCTTTGTGTCTGACAAGTGCCATAAGAATGAAGAAGAATATAGTAAATTGATGCTTCTGATCCATAATCTTCAAGATCAGTTTGCCCAGATGAGCGACAAAAGTGAAAcattgaaattaataaaaaatgtgatTGGTCAACATCTTAAAGAcatggaagcagagaaaagggTAAGATAATCAGTTATTGATACTTTCTAATGCTGATCAAAGTATTCTGATTTAATTACGTAGATTTTTTGCAATTTGACTTGAGgattctttttctgttacagaGCTAACTGATTGGTAGTAAATGCCAGGGAATAGTCACTGGCATTTGTTCCTCCTTCGTTATTGCTGGAAAAGAATTAATTCCAGATAGGTGCTCTAAAGTAGAATATTTCATTGTTGAAGAGCAGGTTCATCCTCTTTTCAGATGGAGAAAGAAGGACTGGTAACAAAGAAGAGGTTTTCTGGTAAACTTCCTTTGTATAACCTCCAGAGCTGCTAGATCAGGCCTTCATATTTATTACAGATTCTGTAATTTCTCACTGTCCCCAAGGATAAAGTGCTTAcgaagtgaaataaaaattctttgtAGAAAATCTCAATTATGCTATTTGTGCTTGAGAAGAAAATACaccacctttctttttctctcctttttaagACTGACTTCCTGGCTTTACATCAAGAACATGAGTTGCGCATTCTGAAGCTGGAAGACCTTCTTGAAAAGCTCTTAGCTGAATCTAAGGTATTGAAATTAGTTGCAATTGTAACATGGATAAAATAGACAaggttgttttttctcccttgttgGCTATCCCAAAGCCCAGTTTGCTTTACTCCAGCTATTGCAGTCTTGAATTCTCAAAACTTGtgttcttcctctcctttcttggAGGGGGTTTCAGTCCAAAGAGTGAAATTATTCACTTGGCCACTGAGGCAGGttctctttgaaataaaatcGTACTCTACAGAGGCACAAACataaatgtcattttcatttaacaTTCTTTGTCCTCCTTCTGtcacttgtgtttctttttatatgtTAAAACTAACTTTGGTATTTTTTAGGGCATCCAGAAGCATCTGGAGGTAGCCAAAGCAAGGTACAAGCATTTTTCagttgcatttttctctttcaatccTGATGCTCATTGATGGTGATATGCATGTTCTCCTTTGGAAGACAACAGTCCTTTTCTTTGTGTCAGTTAACTGGCCTTAAGAGTTTGTACTGTTGGTGGGAGTACTTCTCTCTTAGAGTCAGCTTTAACTGTGATGGTGAACATCAGCACAAGGCCCACTTCCAGTGGGTGAGCAATTCTACAGCTACATTATTGACTAGAGAAAGCTGTTAATATAGAAGAGAATAAGTGACTTCTCATCCTCTTCTAAATCCATAAGATCTTTTCCAGAAGTGTATAGTAGCTGCTTTTGTTAGGCTTTTTATTTAAACTCTTGAACTGTATCAGTTTTAACctttatctttgtttttcatttgccaGCTGTCCTACTTCCTACTCACATAATACCCAGataaaaacagcagcatttcattaAGCAGTTTTCCCattgggaagaggaaaagaaacacataTTTGCCTAATCTCCCTTTAAATTAGATCTAAATGTAAAATGGCTTTGGAATGATGGCTGATCCCTTCTTCCATAGCATGCACTGGACACTGATCTATATTGGTCCTATGTGACCTGCTACTTAAGGTCACCTTGACACCTCCCTCTAAAGTTATTCTGGTTGAAGTAAGTTTAAGTCATCACTGCTGGATTTGTCTGCAGTTTAAACATTCTTTTCTTTGAGTATATTAATCGTAAGTATGCCTTAAATAACATGCTCAAGGAACTGCAAGCTCACAGTGTCGATCAGGGTGAATAACTGAACTTTGTATTAGATGAGTCTGTTCTCCCACCTTTGGAATTTGATGGAATGATTCAAACTCATCTTTCCTAATCGCTGACTCCTTGTTTTTGTTAGAGAGGATGATGCGCAGAGTCAAATTTTGGCCAGAGTTAAAGAGCTAGAACTAGAGTTGTCCCAGATAAAATCAGAGGTGTCAACTATGGAAAGTGTGAAGACGAGTTGTGGGAGAATAGATGCCATTCACGAAAAAGTAAGTTCTGTAACTTCTGTAGCTGTCCCAGTAAAACTTGGTACTGCTTGATTTTGTTCACTCACTCTTGGGAAGTGCTGCAATCAGTAATATGGGGGtaagattaattttaaagaatgGTAGCAGTGctgtggggtggttttttttccataactGCATAACATAGACAGGAGGTTAGGGATTGTTTTCTACAATGGCAGGGTTTTTGCATTGAAGATTTGATGCAGCAGCAGTTCTATGTACAGTACTTTGCTGTTCTTACTGTTTCCTAACACATGAAAAGGTGGAAGAGAGACTTGCATAAAAGCAAGTTCAGTTTGTTATCTGACAGTTCTTTTAAAAGATCATGCTCAAGTTCTTTAGAAACCTGTTACATGGTCTGAGTAGGATATAGCCTAGTGAATACAACAGTAGGTATTGACACTGGATTAGCAATTTGGACCGAAATACCATCTTGTGCTAACACTTAAATATGATCTGGCTGTTGCACGTACAATTGATGCATCCCATGAGGGAGTGATTAAGTGATTCTGTGAACTAGTCCTAACAAGTGCACTGCTCCCTTTAAAGTGGCCACAGTGCTGCCTTTGAACTGTTCCAGTCAACTTTCTGTAGTTGGAAGTGCTGTTCAGCTGCTGATGTGAACTGCAGGGCTTGCCTGGGCTTTGTTAGTTGTGCCTTGTTCACCAAACGAACAAAGCATCCAGATCTCCTGTAGGTTCCTCTGCACACCTGATGGGTCTGTCATTCTAGCATAAGTCAGTGTAGTTAAAACTCATGTGAAAGCTTGAATTACGTCTGAATGTATGTATTGATTTCACATGTGCCTGTTCTATACAGTATTACTTAATGGCTTATGAAGACTAGTAATTTCTATTATAATTGTTAATGGCTTCTGCTAGGTAGATGCACAGGTTAAAGAATCTGTGAAGCTGATGCTTTTTGGTGATGGACAAGAAGACTTTCCTGAAACACTCCTCCAATGGCTTACGTCCAATTTTGTGAGTAAAAGTGATCATCAGACTGAGCTGCGGGATCTGGAGTTGCGGATCCTCAAGGATATTAATCTCCAAATGTCtgctacaaaacaaaaactaacaCCTGAAGTCATAACGAATGCTGTGACCAATGCAGGGATCTCTGGAATCACAGAAGAGGTAAGTTTAGGTTCTGAAATGTTGAACTAAAACTGTAAAAAGCCCTTTTCTAGGCATTTTGTGCAGCATGACTGTCActagaaatgtgatttttaagagGTGTCAGGAACATGAACTGAAATTGGGAGAAGTACAGAAAATGCTTTATCAAGGGTATTCTTACAGCACTGCTTGATGCCTGCTGTGAATGATTGTGTTTTCAATTTATGTTACCTTGAAAACTGAAGAATCCCCAGAAGCAACTATACCAAAAAATGCAGGTCTGGGTCATGGGAAGCTgtggaaaagaatgcaactttTGATGTTATtaaaatctttctctttccattctCTTCTTCTGTATGTGCACATTTAGCAAGTACAGATTATTGTCAACAACGCACTGAAACTCTACTCTCAAGACAGGACTGGCCTGGTGGATTTTGCCTTGGAATCTGGAGGTAAAGAGTAGAGGGAACACCATTTCTACAATTCATGTTATGTACAGTGTTTACTGAAAAGTCTTAAAATGTAGACTAAAGGTTAGTAGAGCATCCTTGTGTGTTGCCTGATCATCAGTCTACTGCAATCTATGCCTGTTGTTTACAGGCTTATATATCAGCCTAGGTATGCATgcttaattatatatataatacttatatatatacacactagATACTATAATTCTTTTCAGCATGTATGCAACTGGGAATAATCAAGAAGCACAGGTAGGAGGTGGGATGCACACACCACTGAAGTCACTAGGGAAAAACAGTGTGGTTTTCAGCCCTCCTAAATGAAAAGCCTTTTAACGTGttcttaaaataacattttacttCATATAATTTATTTGTATCCCCAGAAATTTTTTAGgcttaaaactgaaagagggcagattgctattagatattaggaagaaattctttactatgaggatggtgagaccctggcacagggtgcccagagaagctgtggcggccccatgcctggcagtgttcaaggccaggctcgACGAgggttggagcaatctggtgtagtggaaggtgtccctgcctgtggcagggtgttggaactgggatcagctttaaggtccttccagctcccaccattctgtgatttttatgaaTCTTTGAtaggtttttttctgaggaaaataaCTGGTATATTCATTAAGCTTTGTACATATCTCTGCCTTGAGGAGAAATGCGTAATTATTCCTGCTTACCTGATGAATCTCCTCCTAGGTGGCAGCATTCTGAGTACTCGCTGTTCTGAAACCTATGATACCAGAGCAGCAGTGGTTAGCCTCTTTGGAATTCCTCTGTGGTATGTCACTCAGTCTCCCAGAGCAGTGATTCAGGTAACAAAAGGCTGAGTAAACAAATTCAGCAATGTTAttctgttgtgttgtttttagATGCTTGATGTTTCTGTTTGTAATATCCAGGGGGACATGGGTACTTTGAGCTATGTTCCCAAGAGTGGGATTCTTCTGGTAGTTTCTGAGCACTGCTGAAGTCCTACTCCAGCAAAACTAAGACCTTCATAGGAAGCTTGGGCAATGCATTGGACTTGTGCAGAGTGTGAGCACTAGGAGGGTTCCTGTTGAGAAGTAATCTCAAGGTGGTCTTAAGCACTGCTGGTAGTTCCGGTGGATAGGCTGTCTTCCTGAAGAGTTCTACCAAATATATTCTGTTCTGCCACTTACTAAGGCTGTCCCTAATAATTCCAAATTCATTACAACTCTTTACTCCAAAAAAGCCATTACAAAAAAACTTGTGGctattttgctgctgttcttgtgTCCCACCttgttctctttcccttcctcctgtcTAGCCGGATGTGTATCCAGGAAACTGCTGGGCTTTTAAAGGATCACAGGGGCATCTTGTCATCAGACTTTCGATGAAGATCTATCCAACTGCCTTTACACTGGAACACATACCAAAGACCCTTTCACCAACAGGAACTATCACCAGTGCTCCTAGGAAATTTTTAGTATATGTAAGTGTGCCTCTGAACTTCAGGTGATGTTTGTGTGCATAAAGAATATTTGTGTTGCTTATCTTGGAAAGTAATGACTTGATGGAGGACAGCTAAGGAGATAAATGGTTTAGGACACTGCTCTTCAAATGGCTTCTAATTTTTAATGAGCCTGAAATCAGATacaaaaaatgttattaaattaatttaattttttcgGTACTTTCTTCAGTAGTAAACACTTCTGGAGGGAGATGATGGGTTTAAATTCTGTAATACCTCAAAGAATGTAGTTCTTTCATACAGTTGAATTGTTCCAtccttccccctctcctctcccccacaGTTCTGGCTCTTCATCTTATCCATGATGTAAAAAAtccatgatttttttaaaatggattttaacTAGCACTGCAGTTGCATAGGCACGATTCTAGAGCAAAGACCACAGGCTACATCAGAGGATAGTTGTGATAGCTGAGAACTTTTTGTCTAGCTCCTTCAAATGCTTAAACAGCATATGCAAGCTTCTGAATCTTTACTTCAGTCCTGTTTATAAACTTGATGCATCTTTTCTCATTCTGGTTTGTCCTGAGCGCTTTCTGTTATACACTGTGATAGTGGG
The Lathamus discolor isolate bLatDis1 chromosome 6, bLatDis1.hap1, whole genome shotgun sequence DNA segment above includes these coding regions:
- the SUN1 gene encoding SUN domain-containing protein 1 isoform X4, which codes for MSRRSLRLASATLNESDDARNRGLHDSSYSAGSMSFREKPSKVVKEHRSVAKQSGSERFTPRKNLSSSSALSQSSFNSHGSDTLMVSAVLEESSIQEQTKIHHFWGLDDEGDPKGSGTTLLQGHGDIATSEMQTTVINGYTCNECSMLSERKEVLTAHSASRVPSSRIYSRDRSQKHISRGTYFYMSKILRLVKHVAASFASLLVHLFQMVLLKLGYEFRAHSDYCGSMNVKGSYREDRHLGVTQESICDDCKGKKTLETHITDHMQSSWAERVARTIWHTFSYAGYVMLHGLRTVGTAGWLVSQKVLSLLWLAILSPGIAASGIFRLLRTAWYQLATLTSLLKVFLLGRCPPKAYKLFLLLIPLLFLLGVWYWGFNDFISLLPSLNWTRHDRLQGIRDRVHEQQDDSINSVQPPKDTISIFDSAYLSELEKQMAFVSDKCHKNEEEYSKLMLLIHNLQDQFAQMSDKSETLKLIKNVIGQHLKDMEAEKRTDFLALHQEHELRILKLEDLLEKLLAESKGIQKHLEVAKAREDDAQSQILARVKELELELSQIKSEVSTMESVKTSCGRIDAIHEKVDAQVKESVKLMLFGDGQEDFPETLLQWLTSNFVSKSDHQTELRDLELRILKDINLQMSATKQKLTPEVITNAVTNAGISGITEEQVQIIVNNALKLYSQDRTGLVDFALESGGGSILSTRCSETYDTRAAVVSLFGIPLWYVTQSPRAVIQPDVYPGNCWAFKGSQGHLVIRLSMKIYPTAFTLEHIPKTLSPTGTITSAPRKFLVYGLDDEYQESGTLLGHYEYDQEGEPLQMFPVMETSQNAFQIVELRVLSNWGNEEYTCLYRFRVHGNVAQ
- the SUN1 gene encoding SUN domain-containing protein 1 isoform X1, whose product is MDFSRLHTYTPPQCLPENTGYTYALSSSYSSDALDFETENQIDPVFDSPRMSRRSLRLASATLNESDDARNRGLHDSSYSAGSMSFREKPSKVVKEHRSVAKQSGSERFTPRKNLSSSSALSQSSFNSHGSDTLMVSAVLEESSIQEQTKIHHFWGLDDEGDPKGSGTTLLQGHGDIATSEMQTTVINGYTCNECSMLSERKEVLTAHSASRVPSSRIYSRDRSQKHISRGTYFYMSKILRLVKHVAASFASLLVHLFQMVLLKLGYEFRAHSDYCGSMNVKGSYREDRHLGVTQESICDDCKGKKTLETHITDHMQSSWAERVARTIWHTFSYAGYVMLHGLRTVGTAGWLVSQKVLSLLWLAILSPGIAASGIFRLLRTAWYQLATLTSLLKVFLLGRCPPKAYKLFLLLIPLLFLLGVWYWGFNDFISLLPSLNWTRHDRLQGIRDRVHEQQDDSINSVQPPKDTISIFDSAYLSELEKQMAFVSDKCHKNEEEYSKLMLLIHNLQDQFAQMSDKSETLKLIKNVIGQHLKDMEAEKRTDFLALHQEHELRILKLEDLLEKLLAESKGIQKHLEVAKAREDDAQSQILARVKELELELSQIKSEVSTMESVKTSCGRIDAIHEKVDAQVKESVKLMLFGDGQEDFPETLLQWLTSNFVSKSDHQTELRDLELRILKDINLQMSATKQKLTPEVITNAVTNAGISGITEEQVQIIVNNALKLYSQDRTGLVDFALESGGGSILSTRCSETYDTRAAVVSLFGIPLWYVTQSPRAVIQPDVYPGNCWAFKGSQGHLVIRLSMKIYPTAFTLEHIPKTLSPTGTITSAPRKFLVYGLDDEYQESGTLLGHYEYDQEGEPLQMFPVMETSQNAFQIVELRVLSNWGNEEYTCLYRFRVHGNVAQ
- the SUN1 gene encoding SUN domain-containing protein 1 isoform X2; the protein is MDFSRLHTYTPPQCLPENTGYTYALSSSYSSDALDFETENQIDPVFDSPRMSRRSLRLASATLNESDDARNRGLHDSSYSAGSMSFREKPSKVVKEHRSVAKQSGSERFTPRKNLSSSSALSQSSFNSHGSDTLMVSAVLEESSIQEQTKIHHFWGLDDEGDPKGSGTTLLQGHGDIATSEMQTTVINGYTCNECSMLSERKEVLTAHSASRVPSSRIYSRDRSQKHISRGTYFYMSKILRLVKHVAASFASLLVHLFQMVLLKLGYEFRAHSDYCGSMNVKGSYREDRHLGVTQESICDDCKGKKTLETHITDHMQSSWAERVARTIWHTFSYAGIAASGIFRLLRTAWYQLATLTSLLKVFLLGRCPPKAYKLFLLLIPLLFLLGVWYWGFNDFISLLPSLNWTRHDRLQGIRDRVHEQQDDSINSVQPPKDTISIFDSAYLSELEKQMAFVSDKCHKNEEEYSKLMLLIHNLQDQFAQMSDKSETLKLIKNVIGQHLKDMEAEKRTDFLALHQEHELRILKLEDLLEKLLAESKGIQKHLEVAKAREDDAQSQILARVKELELELSQIKSEVSTMESVKTSCGRIDAIHEKVDAQVKESVKLMLFGDGQEDFPETLLQWLTSNFVSKSDHQTELRDLELRILKDINLQMSATKQKLTPEVITNAVTNAGISGITEEQVQIIVNNALKLYSQDRTGLVDFALESGGGSILSTRCSETYDTRAAVVSLFGIPLWYVTQSPRAVIQPDVYPGNCWAFKGSQGHLVIRLSMKIYPTAFTLEHIPKTLSPTGTITSAPRKFLVYGLDDEYQESGTLLGHYEYDQEGEPLQMFPVMETSQNAFQIVELRVLSNWGNEEYTCLYRFRVHGNVAQ
- the SUN1 gene encoding SUN domain-containing protein 1 isoform X5, with product MDFSRLHTYTPPQCLPENTGYTYALSSSYSSDALDFETENQIDPVFDSPRMSRRSLRLASATLNESDDARNRGLHDSSYSAGSMSFREKPSKVVKEHRSVAKQSGSERFTPRKNLSSSSALSQSSFNSHGSDTLMVSAVLEESSIQEQTKIHHFWGLDDEGDPKGSGTTLLQGHGDIATSEMQTTVINGYTCNECSMLSERKEVLTAHSASRVPSSRIYSRDRSQKHISRGTYFYMSKILRLVKHVAASFASLLVHLFQMVLLKLGYEFRAHSDYCGSMNVKGSYREDRHLGVTQESIWIAASGIFRLLRTAWYQLATLTSLLKVFLLGRCPPKAYKLFLLLIPLLFLLGVWYWGFNDFISLLPSLNWTRHDRLQGIRDRVHEQQDDSINSVQPPKDTISIFDSAYLSELEKQMAFVSDKCHKNEEEYSKLMLLIHNLQDQFAQMSDKSETLKLIKNVIGQHLKDMEAEKRTDFLALHQEHELRILKLEDLLEKLLAESKGIQKHLEVAKAREDDAQSQILARVKELELELSQIKSEVSTMESVKTSCGRIDAIHEKVDAQVKESVKLMLFGDGQEDFPETLLQWLTSNFVSKSDHQTELRDLELRILKDINLQMSATKQKLTPEVITNAVTNAGISGITEEQVQIIVNNALKLYSQDRTGLVDFALESGGGSILSTRCSETYDTRAAVVSLFGIPLWYVTQSPRAVIQPDVYPGNCWAFKGSQGHLVIRLSMKIYPTAFTLEHIPKTLSPTGTITSAPRKFLVYGLDDEYQESGTLLGHYEYDQEGEPLQMFPVMETSQNAFQIVELRVLSNWGNEEYTCLYRFRVHGNVAQ